The following are from one region of the Hymenobacter radiodurans genome:
- a CDS encoding DUF1232 domain-containing protein, giving the protein MNTPNPKGENIASSPLFKTFLGKAEEYIKKPLRIKQLLNDAYQKASEKNDLGTLAQEAWESLQVLFRLVRTSVSGEYTGVPTPTIVAAVAVLIYFLSPIDLIPDFIPVIGLLDDVALLAWFTTKLKEEMDHFVAWEHSRPTVVNTSSAMATTNGPVDSPSGAAVSLTSTDGTTSESGPKPQNAPQTSPDHTLDRGVEAPESAKRMGTVDLNHPAAGSGPAQSRTDSGISSPDSSNPNPSLAGPNDTTPKTGVQPHADDTYNTDGSRTRNDSSNDTGGNVR; this is encoded by the coding sequence CTCCAAACCCCAAGGGCGAGAATATTGCCTCTTCTCCCCTCTTCAAAACCTTCCTTGGCAAGGCTGAAGAATACATAAAAAAGCCCCTCCGCATTAAGCAACTCCTGAATGATGCTTATCAGAAAGCCAGCGAGAAAAACGACTTAGGTACGCTGGCCCAAGAGGCTTGGGAAAGTTTACAGGTGCTGTTTCGGTTGGTGCGCACGTCCGTATCGGGCGAGTATACCGGCGTACCTACGCCTACTATCGTAGCGGCAGTAGCGGTGCTCATCTATTTCCTAAGCCCTATCGACCTGATTCCGGATTTTATTCCGGTTATTGGCTTGCTCGATGATGTGGCTCTACTGGCCTGGTTTACCACCAAGTTAAAGGAAGAAATGGACCACTTCGTAGCCTGGGAGCACTCTCGGCCAACTGTGGTTAACACCAGCAGTGCAATGGCTACCACGAATGGTCCGGTAGACAGCCCTTCCGGCGCTGCCGTATCCTTAACCTCCACGGATGGCACCACGTCCGAATCGGGTCCGAAGCCGCAAAATGCCCCCCAGACGTCGCCCGACCACACATTAGATCGGGGCGTGGAAGCGCCGGAGTCGGCAAAGCGTATGGGAACGGTTGACTTGAATCATCCGGCGGCTGGCTCTGGCCCCGCACAGTCCCGCACCGATTCGGGTATCTCTTCGCCCGATAGCAGCAATCCTAATCCTAGCCTGGCGGGCCCGAATGATACCACGCCCAAAACAGGTGTGCAGCCCCACGCCGACGACACCTATAACACCGACGGCAGCCGCACCCGCAACGATAGCTCCAATGATACGGGCGGAAACGTGCGCTAA
- a CDS encoding acyl carrier protein — translation MISSSTSVPSTIEQQVLRIISKRKAIKPTRLRIGSNLSRELGFDTVDVVDIILELERSFKITIPDEVPLSTVGDFVSYVASHTPEVRQVA, via the coding sequence ATGATTTCCTCTTCTACCTCTGTCCCTTCTACCATCGAGCAGCAAGTGCTGCGCATCATCAGCAAGCGTAAAGCCATCAAGCCCACGCGCCTGCGTATCGGCAGCAACCTGAGCCGCGAGCTTGGGTTCGACACGGTTGATGTAGTAGACATTATTCTTGAACTCGAGCGCAGCTTCAAAATCACCATCCCAGATGAAGTGCCTTTGAGCACGGTGGGTGATTTTGTAAGCTACGTAGCCTCGCACACCCCCGAAGTTCGGCAGGTAGCATAG
- a CDS encoding efflux RND transporter permease subunit, giving the protein MQDVEKEFKPTSWSIDNKTSVYIITLLLCVAGIFTYIRLGKENFPDIVIPRIIVATIYPGTSPTDIENLVTRQLEKEIKSVNGVKKINSTSNQDYAIVDVEFSSDVDVQYAKQLIKDAVDKASSELPNDLPTPPTVQEVNLSELPIMNVNLAGNLSVIQLKKFADDFQDKIEALPEITRVDIVGALEQQVNVDVDLNKLRASRLGFSDIERAIASENITVSGGSIDVGNQKRAVRVAGQYARASDIADIQIKNLNGSAVRLGDIATVEDAFKDRESYARLDGKPSVTLNVVKRQGENLINASDKIKQIIEDSKSSLPKELEITITGDTSNDTRVTLHDLINTIIIGFLLVTVILMFFMGTTNALFVGLSVPLSMFLAFILLPTFDFTLNMIVLFAFLLALGIVVDDAIVVIENTHRLLHEHPELTTKQAAKYAAGEVFVPVLAGTLTTVAPFVPLMFWPGIVGSFMFYLPVTLILTLMASLIVAFVMNPVFAVSFMEREDHHSGEKPKLTKNFLIAMGLLLLVAMIGYVAGSPFVGNLTITVIILCFLNKFVFVHMIAGFQTKVLPRFQNGYARLVSWAIGHPALVMVTMLVLFVGSFFAVAARGPKVDFFPKGDPNFIYTYLKMPVGTRVAVTDSVARELEKRIYGVIGKNNPDVESVISNVAIGAGDPGEATATGVSQSHLAKIGVAFKELSERTGPKTSTYMDDIREVVKGIPGAEISVDQEASGPPTGKPIAIEVAGDDYQQLAALSKKVERYIDSLNIGGIEDLRSNLEDRNPEIAVNIDRVRANREGISTAQIGVEVRTAIYGYEASKFKTADDDYPIQVRYAKPYREDVNAILNSPLTFRDATGQIRQVPISSVAGVEYGTTYGGIKRKDVKRVITISSNVLNGFTGPDVVREIETALKAFPTPSGYTISMGGAQEDQQETSDFLGIAAVGALALIFIILVTQFNSVSKPIIILTEVIFSIIGVMLGLAITGMNVSIVMTGVGIIALAGIVVKNGILLVEFTDMLRSQGMPLREAIVLAGRTRLNPVILTATAAILGLIPLAIGLNIDFYEMFNSFQPHFFIGGESVVFWGPLAWTIIFGLSFATIITLVVVPVMYLINERLRAKITGNDPDAPVTPPADAEEIRATRPPVLAEA; this is encoded by the coding sequence ATGCAGGACGTCGAAAAAGAATTTAAGCCAACCAGTTGGTCTATTGATAATAAGACCAGCGTTTATATTATTACTCTGCTACTCTGCGTAGCGGGTATCTTCACCTACATCCGGCTGGGCAAGGAAAACTTTCCTGATATCGTGATTCCGCGCATTATCGTGGCCACGATTTACCCAGGTACCTCACCCACCGACATCGAGAACTTGGTAACGCGCCAGCTCGAGAAGGAAATCAAGTCGGTGAACGGGGTGAAGAAGATCAACTCTACTTCTAACCAAGACTACGCCATCGTAGACGTCGAGTTTAGCTCCGATGTAGATGTGCAGTATGCCAAGCAGCTCATCAAGGACGCCGTCGACAAGGCTTCTTCCGAGCTGCCCAACGACTTGCCTACGCCGCCCACGGTGCAGGAAGTGAACTTGTCGGAGTTGCCGATTATGAACGTCAACTTGGCGGGTAACCTGTCGGTGATTCAGTTGAAGAAGTTCGCTGATGACTTCCAGGATAAGATTGAGGCACTACCCGAAATCACGCGGGTTGATATTGTGGGTGCCTTGGAGCAACAGGTAAACGTAGACGTTGATCTTAACAAGCTGCGGGCTTCGCGCCTAGGCTTCTCCGATATTGAGCGTGCCATTGCCAGCGAAAACATCACCGTTTCAGGTGGTTCCATCGACGTTGGTAACCAGAAGCGCGCCGTGCGCGTGGCTGGCCAATATGCTCGCGCGTCCGACATTGCCGACATTCAGATCAAGAACCTAAATGGCTCGGCCGTGCGCCTCGGCGATATTGCTACGGTGGAAGATGCCTTTAAAGACCGCGAAAGCTACGCCCGCCTCGACGGTAAGCCTTCGGTTACGCTGAACGTGGTAAAACGCCAGGGTGAAAACCTGATCAACGCGTCTGACAAGATCAAGCAGATCATTGAAGACTCGAAGAGTTCCTTGCCCAAGGAGTTGGAAATCACTATCACGGGTGATACCTCTAACGACACCCGCGTAACCCTGCACGACCTGATCAACACCATCATTATCGGCTTCCTGCTGGTAACAGTGATTCTGATGTTCTTCATGGGCACTACCAACGCCTTGTTCGTAGGTCTGTCGGTACCGCTTTCCATGTTCCTGGCCTTCATCTTGCTGCCTACCTTCGACTTCACGCTGAACATGATTGTGCTGTTCGCCTTCCTGCTCGCGTTGGGTATTGTGGTGGATGATGCTATCGTGGTTATCGAGAACACGCACCGCTTGCTGCATGAGCATCCGGAGTTGACCACGAAGCAAGCTGCTAAGTACGCAGCTGGTGAGGTATTCGTGCCTGTATTAGCGGGTACTTTGACCACCGTAGCTCCTTTCGTGCCGCTGATGTTCTGGCCGGGTATCGTGGGTAGCTTCATGTTCTACTTGCCTGTTACCCTCATCCTGACGCTGATGGCTTCACTCATTGTGGCCTTCGTTATGAACCCGGTGTTTGCTGTGTCCTTCATGGAGCGTGAGGATCATCACAGCGGCGAAAAGCCCAAGCTGACGAAGAACTTCCTCATTGCGATGGGCTTGCTGCTCCTTGTAGCAATGATTGGCTATGTAGCGGGCTCGCCCTTCGTAGGCAACCTGACGATTACCGTCATCATTCTGTGCTTCCTGAACAAGTTCGTGTTTGTGCACATGATTGCTGGTTTCCAGACTAAAGTGTTGCCCCGTTTCCAAAACGGCTATGCGCGATTGGTAAGCTGGGCTATTGGTCATCCAGCTCTGGTGATGGTAACTATGTTGGTTCTCTTTGTAGGTTCCTTCTTTGCGGTTGCTGCTCGTGGTCCTAAGGTGGACTTCTTCCCCAAAGGAGATCCAAACTTCATTTACACGTACCTGAAAATGCCAGTCGGCACGCGCGTAGCGGTGACCGATTCGGTAGCACGGGAGCTAGAGAAGCGTATTTATGGCGTTATTGGCAAAAATAACCCCGACGTAGAATCGGTCATTTCCAACGTAGCCATTGGTGCCGGCGACCCCGGCGAAGCTACGGCTACGGGCGTTTCGCAGTCGCACTTGGCGAAAATTGGTGTTGCTTTCAAGGAGCTAAGCGAGCGGACTGGCCCCAAGACCTCTACCTACATGGATGATATTCGGGAAGTGGTAAAAGGCATTCCGGGGGCCGAAATTTCGGTTGACCAGGAAGCTAGCGGACCGCCCACTGGTAAGCCTATTGCCATTGAAGTAGCCGGCGACGACTACCAGCAGTTGGCTGCGCTTTCCAAAAAGGTAGAACGCTACATCGACTCGCTCAACATTGGCGGTATCGAAGATCTGCGCTCTAACCTAGAAGACCGTAACCCCGAAATTGCCGTCAACATCGACCGGGTGCGGGCTAACCGCGAAGGCATTAGCACTGCTCAGATTGGGGTTGAAGTTCGCACAGCCATCTATGGCTACGAAGCCAGCAAGTTCAAAACAGCCGATGACGACTATCCGATTCAGGTGCGCTACGCTAAGCCTTACCGCGAGGATGTAAACGCTATTTTGAACTCGCCCCTGACCTTCCGTGACGCGACCGGCCAGATTCGTCAAGTACCGATTTCCTCGGTTGCTGGTGTGGAGTACGGTACTACCTATGGTGGTATCAAGCGCAAAGACGTGAAGCGGGTTATCACCATCTCCTCGAACGTACTGAATGGCTTCACTGGCCCCGATGTGGTTCGTGAGATTGAAACGGCGCTGAAAGCTTTCCCAACGCCCTCTGGCTATACTATTAGCATGGGTGGTGCGCAGGAAGATCAGCAGGAGACCAGCGACTTCCTCGGCATAGCTGCGGTAGGTGCGTTAGCCTTGATCTTCATTATTCTGGTAACGCAGTTCAACTCGGTGAGCAAGCCGATCATCATCCTGACGGAGGTAATCTTCTCTATCATCGGGGTAATGCTGGGCTTGGCTATTACGGGCATGAACGTAAGTATTGTAATGACCGGCGTAGGAATTATTGCCTTAGCGGGTATCGTAGTGAAAAACGGTATTCTGCTCGTTGAATTCACGGATATGCTTCGTTCTCAGGGCATGCCGCTACGAGAAGCCATTGTGTTGGCAGGTCGGACGCGTCTGAATCCGGTGATCTTGACGGCCACTGCGGCTATTCTAGGACTTATCCCACTTGCAATTGGCTTGAATATTGATTTCTATGAGATGTTCAACTCTTTCCAGCCACACTTCTTCATTGGAGGCGAGTCAGTGGTGTTCTGGGGACCACTAGCCTGGACCATTATTTTCGGTCTTAGCTTTGCAACCATTATCACCCTTGTAGTAGTCCCTGTTATGTATTTGATCAACGAACGGCTCCGGGCCAAGATCACCGGAAACGATCCTGATGCCCCAGTAACGCCCCCCGCCGACGCGGAAGAAATCCGCGCCACTCGCCCACCTGTTTTAGCTGAAGCTTAA
- a CDS encoding efflux RND transporter periplasmic adaptor subunit yields MKYSITPAILALTLLAACGQKDPQAELAALKKEQAENQAKIAALEAKAVPAAGASGATATGAAATAVPVSVLNVKPADFRSYLEVQGRVDFDQNATVSARSGGSLTSLRVQRGDRVRKGQVLATIDAGVLESNIAELRTRLDLARVVYEKQKRLWDQQIGTEIQFLQAKNNYDALQRNLSTLGRQRELFNVTAPFAGTADEVLPKLGEVVAPGTPIVRLVSGTGGKILADVSESYSGGIKAGDKAIVTIPDMGNQEFPATVRVVSSSINPTSRTFTVELRLNSKTNIQLRPNMVATVRIENYTRQNATVVPVDLVQRDEQNSYVYVVEQKGNQAVARKRVIQTGATYNGEVEVTKGLAADDKVISAGYQNINEGQVVSL; encoded by the coding sequence ATGAAATACAGCATCACTCCCGCCATTCTTGCCCTAACGCTGCTAGCTGCCTGCGGGCAGAAGGACCCGCAGGCTGAGTTGGCCGCGCTGAAAAAAGAGCAGGCCGAAAATCAGGCTAAGATTGCCGCCCTTGAAGCTAAGGCAGTGCCTGCGGCCGGTGCTTCTGGTGCTACTGCCACAGGTGCCGCTGCTACGGCAGTGCCTGTATCAGTACTAAACGTAAAGCCCGCTGATTTTCGCAGCTACTTAGAAGTACAAGGTCGCGTCGACTTCGATCAGAATGCCACTGTGTCGGCCCGTTCGGGTGGCTCGCTTACCAGCCTGCGCGTGCAGCGTGGCGACCGGGTCCGCAAGGGGCAGGTGCTCGCTACTATTGACGCGGGCGTGCTCGAGTCCAATATTGCCGAACTGCGCACTCGCTTAGATCTGGCTCGGGTAGTATATGAAAAGCAAAAGCGTCTGTGGGATCAGCAGATTGGTACTGAAATCCAGTTTCTGCAAGCCAAAAACAACTACGACGCTCTGCAACGCAACCTGAGCACACTCGGTCGTCAGCGTGAGCTGTTCAACGTAACGGCTCCATTCGCCGGCACTGCTGATGAGGTATTGCCGAAGCTGGGTGAGGTGGTAGCGCCGGGTACACCCATCGTGCGCTTGGTAAGCGGTACGGGGGGCAAAATTTTGGCCGACGTATCCGAAAGCTACTCGGGCGGTATTAAAGCCGGCGACAAAGCCATCGTCACGATTCCGGATATGGGCAACCAAGAGTTCCCGGCTACCGTGCGCGTGGTGAGCAGCTCCATCAACCCGACCAGCCGCACGTTCACGGTTGAGCTTCGCCTCAACAGTAAGACGAACATACAGTTGCGCCCCAATATGGTAGCCACCGTTCGTATCGAGAACTACACCCGCCAGAACGCTACGGTAGTACCCGTAGACCTGGTGCAGCGCGACGAACAGAATAGCTATGTATACGTGGTGGAGCAGAAAGGCAATCAGGCCGTAGCCCGCAAGCGCGTCATCCAGACCGGTGCCACTTACAACGGCGAGGTAGAAGTAACGAAAGGATTGGCGGCTGATGACAAAGTTATTTCCGCTGGCTATCAGAATATTAATGAAGGACAGGTTGTTAGTCTGTAA